The following coding sequences lie in one Capsicum annuum cultivar UCD-10X-F1 chromosome 5, UCD10Xv1.1, whole genome shotgun sequence genomic window:
- the LOC107872447 gene encoding uncharacterized protein LOC107872447, whose protein sequence is MMMFLVLELWVKLLFRQRKSSMVSFRVKYVTGIAQEHSGSLNCGVLIAIYAEYLSEGLGIPSSGIDSQYHPMRYATILCKYGSVKAEKGYFSENDDPPRPMSSFTHTQKKSLLCILSSCLLIG, encoded by the exons ATGATGATGTTTTTGGTGCTCGAGTTATGGGTAAAGCTACTATTTCGGCAAAGAAAATCGTCCATG gtTTCATTCCGAGTGAAATATGTTACCGGGATAGCACAAGAACATAGTGGAAGTTT GAATTGTGGTGTATTAATAGCCATTTATGCCGAGTACTTGAGCGAGGGATTAGGCATTCCCTCATCGGGTATTGATTCTCAATACCATCCCATGAGATATGCCACTATTTTGTGCAAGTATGGCTCTGTAAAGGCGGAGAAAGGATACTTTAGTGAGAATGACGATCCACCAAGGCCAATGAGCagcttcacacacacacaaaaaaagtcTCTGCTTTGCATATTGAGTAGTTGTTTACTTATTGGCTAG